In one window of Candidatus Fonsibacter ubiquis DNA:
- a CDS encoding AmpG family muropeptide MFS transporter, translated as MPLSYLSPLLNPNSLRMFFLGFAAGLPILLVFSTLSVWLFKAGVNRATITLFSWVGFAYSFKFIWTPIVDNLKIPILGNLGHRRSWLILSQLMIIFSLIFISFTDPKNSLIFTIIGAIFIAFSSATQDIVLDAFRIESAPKILQGALSSMYLTGYRIGMIVAGAGSLWIASFLGTEIYDQKVWQQVYQIMAVLMLFGVITVFYSSEPKIKRDIEKKYNQKIKFFFAFLFSLAGFILCYSYFKDLINSKEPIINFINEFIKITFCFLIFFLIIYLLIKTNFINKESAKNAYAKPVLDFLKRYGSKATSILLLIGLYRISDVVLGVMANVFYIEKGFSIAEIATYSKFFGTIATIVGGIIGGLASVHLGVMRSLFIGALISALSNLLFAWLAIITADVKILAFVITADNIASGFAGATFIVYLSALTSIKFTATQYALFSSAMLFLPKLIAGYAGSFVNLFGYPTFFVLSAIIGVPVLFLIIWINKTVKISKR; from the coding sequence CGCTCTCTTATTTGAGTCCACTTTTAAATCCCAATTCACTAAGAATGTTTTTTTTAGGTTTTGCTGCTGGTCTTCCTATCCTTCTAGTTTTTTCTACATTGTCAGTTTGGTTATTTAAAGCAGGAGTGAATAGAGCAACTATTACTTTATTTAGTTGGGTTGGTTTTGCTTACTCTTTTAAATTTATTTGGACACCGATTGTGGACAATTTAAAGATTCCAATATTAGGAAACTTAGGACACAGAAGAAGCTGGTTAATATTATCTCAATTAATGATTATTTTTTCATTAATTTTTATTTCTTTTACCGATCCAAAAAATTCTTTAATCTTTACAATTATTGGAGCAATATTTATTGCGTTCTCAAGTGCAACCCAAGATATTGTTTTGGATGCCTTCAGAATTGAGTCTGCGCCAAAAATTTTGCAAGGAGCACTATCATCAATGTATTTAACGGGTTACCGAATAGGAATGATTGTTGCTGGTGCTGGAAGTCTTTGGATTGCATCATTCTTAGGAACTGAAATCTATGATCAAAAAGTATGGCAACAAGTTTATCAAATAATGGCCGTACTTATGTTATTTGGTGTAATAACTGTTTTTTATTCTTCCGAGCCAAAAATTAAAAGAGATATTGAAAAAAAATACAATCAAAAAATAAAATTCTTTTTTGCTTTTTTATTTTCTCTTGCTGGTTTTATTTTATGTTATTCTTATTTTAAAGATTTAATAAATAGTAAGGAACCTATAATAAATTTTATTAATGAATTTATTAAAATTACTTTTTGTTTTTTAATATTTTTCTTAATTATATATTTACTAATAAAAACAAATTTTATTAATAAAGAATCTGCAAAAAATGCCTATGCAAAACCTGTTTTAGATTTTTTAAAAAGATACGGATCTAAAGCAACATCTATTCTGCTACTCATAGGCTTATATAGAATTTCGGACGTAGTCTTAGGTGTAATGGCTAATGTTTTTTATATAGAAAAGGGTTTTTCAATTGCAGAAATTGCTACCTATTCCAAATTTTTTGGAACGATAGCAACAATTGTTGGTGGAATTATAGGTGGTCTTGCTTCAGTTCATTTAGGAGTAATGAGATCTTTGTTTATTGGCGCATTAATTTCAGCTTTAAGTAACTTATTATTTGCTTGGTTAGCAATCATTACAGCAGATGTTAAAATTTTAGCTTTTGTTATTACCGCTGATAATATTGCAAGTGGTTTTGCTGGGGCAACTTTTATAGTTTATCTCTCGGCCTTAACATCAATAAAATTTACAGCCACCCAATATGCTCTTTTTAGCTCGGCTATGTTATTTTTACCTAAACTTATCGCAGGTTATGCTGGTAGTTTTGTAAACTTATTTGGATACCCAACATTCTTTGTTTTATCTGCAATCATTG